The sequence AAACGACCGTGCGCACCTTGGAAGCGATGGGCAGGTTGAGTTCAAGCTCGGACTTCGCAAAGTACGGGCCCGAGTCCTGTTGCACGGTTTCGACTCGCACAAAGTCGGCTTTGAGATCGCATCCATTCCTCTCGAAGACCGCACTCGCCTTCGGCAGTTCCTCACATCGCGGCAGCACCGGTAGGCTGCTCTCAAAACCAGTTCTGAACCTTCGGATTTCCACTGCCTGTGGCGGCTGAATTAACACTCCTTTAACAATCCTTTCGAATCACATCACTAGAATGTCAGCCGGGTTGAGAATCCGGCAGTTCTCGTTCGACAAGGTAGAGTGATGTCATCGCGCGCACCGGTTTCGGGCCGAAAGAATCAGGAGACAGCGAGCAGTCAACTGAAGGACAAGACTGCACGCGCTTTCCTGATTGCGCGAGACGCGGTGGCGAACCTTCGCGAGTTTCTTGACGAATCGTCGCGAATGGCTTTCCTGACCGTGAAAGAGTGCGAGCGTGAACTGGATCAGATCGAGCGGGAGATCGACGAACAACTACCAAAGGCGATCACTCGGGTAGGTGAACGCAAGGCCCGTGACTTGCTCGCGTGTCTCCGGTTCATTACGGATCTGGAGAGAGTCGGGGACTTGGTATGGTGGATCGCCCAGCATTTGAACGATACGCGGCCCAAGTTGCGCCCGCGGGACACAGACGCTCTGCGGGCCATGGCCAAGCTGATCATTTCCATGCTCGAAGAGGTACATAGAGGGTTCGTGAACGGGACGGTTGAACCCGGTCATGCGGTGATTGCGCGCGACCGCGAAATCGACGAATTGCGAAAACAGATTTTCAGGTCGCAACTCGAGCACAGCAATAAAACGCAGGATAGTCGTGAGAGCATCGACATTTTATTTATGACGCAGGCGCTGGAACGCGCGGGAGACCACGTGACGAACCTAGCCGAGGAATTGATACACCTGGTGGAAGAGCGCAGTGTTCGGCATCTTCCGAAACGCATATCGGAATGATCGTCCTTCTCCTGCCCTAAGGCAGGACCTACCCTGGAGAAGAAGTATGACTATCGCACGAGTTCGCCCAGTCTGGATTCCGGAACGAGTACCAGCGAAAATCACCTGCCTGCAGTGCGGTTCGCGCATGGAGGCTGTACTCGCCAGCGAGAAAGAGGGTGGGTTCAGCTACCGCTGCCAACGTTGCGGAGGAAGCACAGTTGTGTCACTGGACCAGTTGAACGATCCGAACATGCGGCCTAAATTGATGGGGGACAGGGCGTCATAACAGAGGTCGGCGCCGCTGAGAGTTTGTGATGCCCTCGTCGGGCGTTGTAGCATCTATATAGCTGTTGGGGAAGCCGGGGCTGCTATTCATTGCCTGGTAGTTGTCTGTACGTTCCTACGTAAAATTCAGAGCTGCGCCCGCTGCTTAACCCTTCGCTGCCACCGGTGTGATTGTGCGTTCTCCTCTGGAAAACCCGTCGTACTACATCGGTCGTGAACTTTCATGGCTGAAGTTCAACGGCCGGGTCCTCGAAGAGGCTTTCGACGAATCTAACCCTCTTCTGGAGCGCGTGAAGTTCCTCGCCATCACCGCCAGCAATCTCGACGAGTTTTTCGAAATAAGAGTTTCAAGCCTGCTCCAGCGTCTGGAAGATGGCTACACCGATCCCGGCATCGATGGCGTTACACCCGCCGATGAGTTGGAGCAGATTGCCGAAGAGACTCACCGCTTCGTTCGCGCCCAGTATCGTTGCTGGAACGAGAAGCTTCGGCCCGCCCTTGCCGAGAACGGCATCCGCATCCTCCGGCTCGCGGAACTCGACGACGAAACCCTGGAGTATGCGCAGGATTACTGCGATCGCGAACTGGATCCGCTCCTGACACCGGTGACGGTTGATCCCGCCCATCCTTTTCCACGGGTAATCAACAAGGCGCTGTGCCAGGCATTACTGCTGAAGCGCCGCCGCCGCTCGTCGTCGACCTACATTGGTGTGGTCACGGTGCCGCGATCCTTGCCACGCTTCGTGCGCCTTCCGAAGCGAGGCTTCACCGACGATTTCATCGGCCTCGCCGACCTCGTAGAACTTCACGCCGCCCGTATGTATCGCGGCTACGAAATCATCTCCGAGGGTGCGTTCCGAGTCACCCGCAACTCGAACCTGTATCTGCAGGAAGAAGAAGCGCGCAGTCTTCTCGATTCGGTTCGCACGGAGTTATCGAATCGTCGCAAGGGTGACGCCGTCCGTCTCGAAATCGAGAGCGAAGCCAACCAGGAAATCGTCTCGCAGCTTGAGACCGTCTTTGAACTCCAGGACTGGCAGGTTTACAAGGCCGAGGGCCCGGTCAATCTATCGCGCCTGATGCATATCTATTCCGGGCTGAACCGTCCCGACTTGAAGTTCAAGCCGTTTGCTGCGCGAGAGTTTCAACTCTCGAAGAAATCAAAAACCATCTTCGATGAAATTCGCGAGCACGATGTGCTGCTGCACCACCCCTTCGACTCCTACAAAACCGTGGTCGGGTTCATCGAAAAAGCGGCGGAAGACCCAAGCGTCCTCTCGATCAAGCAAACGCTTTATCGCACCAACGAGGACTCTCCGATCGTGGAAGCCCTCGTCGAAGCTGCTCGCCAGAAAGAAGTCGCCGTGGTCGTCGAGGTGAAAGCCCGTTTCGATGAAGCCTCTAATATCCGCTGGGCTCGCCACATGGAAGACTCCGGCATCCAGGTCTTCCACGGCCTCGTCGGCCTCAAGACGCACTGCAAGCTCACGCTGATTGCGCGCAAGGAAACAGACCGAATTCGCCATTACGCTCACCTGGGCACCGGCAACTACAACCCGACCACCGCGCAGTTCTATACCGACCTTAGCCTGCTGACGTCCGACACGGACCTGACGCAACCAGTCCACGACGTCTTTAATTTCCTCACCGCCTACGCGGAGTATCCGAAATACGACCCGCTGCTGGTCGCCCCTCTTGACCTCGCCGACCACACTCTTGAGTTGATCGCCCGCGAAGCCGAGCATGCCCGAGAGGGTCGCCCCGCGCGGATTATCGCGAAAATGAACGCGCTCATCGACAAGGGTGTCATCCAGGAGTTGTATCGCGCATCGCAGGCCGGCGTTCAAATCGATCTCATCGTCCGAGGCGCCTGTGCGCTGAAGCCCGGCATCCGCGGCTTAAGCAATCGCATTCGTGTCCGCAGCATCGTCGGCCGCTTCCTCGAGCACAGCCGGATTTTCTATTTCGAAAACGGCGGAGACGAAGAGATCTATCTCGGCAGCGCCGACTGGATGCCGCGAAATCTGTACGAGCGCGTAGAGGTTATCTTCCCCTTGAAAGATTCCATGCTGCGCTACCGGGTGCGCCACGAAATCCTCGAAGCTTATCTGCGCGACACTGCAAAGGCCCGCATCCTCCAGCGTAACGGGACATATGTTCGCGAGCACCGTGGCCGTGGCCGCTCCGCCAACGTTTCCACCGGGTTTTCGGCGCAGCAGTTCCTCATTGAAGTCGCCGAGGGTAAGCGCACATTCGAAGACATCCCGAAGGCTCCGGCGCCCACTCGAACTCGCGGTGTACGGTCAGCGAGTTAGGATAGATCCTTATGGTCATCTTCTTCTTACGTCATGCAAGCGCGGGGAAAAAGCGCTCGAATCCGAAACAGGATGAAAAGCGTCCCCTCGACAAAGATGGAATCGAACAGTGCCGAGAAGTCGGTCGCGCTCTCGCCGCGATGGATATCCAGGTTGACTCCATCATTTCCAGCCCATTGAAACGCGCAACCCAAACAGCTGCCCTTGTCGCAAATGAGCTTGGCTATGAAGGTAATCTGAAAATGGATGCTGCGTTGCGTCCGGAAGCGACCTACGAACAGTTTCGCGCCTTGCTGCAGAAGAATCGCAAGTTCGACTCCATCATGGTGGTTGGACACAATCCCAACCTGAGCGAATTCTGCAGCCTCCTGCTCAGCAACGGCAATGAAAGCGGAGCCATCGATCTTAAGAAAGGCGGCGCCGCAAGAGTAGAACACAGCGGAAAAGAGGGCGCGGAATTGATGTGGTGTATCACGCCACGGATCGTCCGCACCCTTCAGTCCAGCGCAACTGACAAATCGCGCCCGAAGACCGCGCGGAAATAGCTGCGCTCTTTATCGACCGCCCACATCTCCAGGTCGCCCGCACCGCGCTTCGATTTCAGAATGAGTTCCACTTCGGCCGGGTGCACGCGCGTGCGAAAACTCGTGATCGCCGCTGCCCTTCCCTGGTCGAGAGCTAGTGCCAACCTGAGCAGCGCTACCGTCCTGACGACGTAATGACGATCCACTTCCGGCAACACGCGTATGACGCGGTGATTCGGAGCCGGCTTTGAGCGTCCCATGAATCGCGCGATCGCCGCCACCACTTCACGCTGATGCGTGGTGAACCCGAAAATTTCCGAATGCGCGATCAGGTAATAGGCGTGCCGGTGCCGACCCGAGCGATTGATGTAGGACCCTATCTCATGCAAGAGTGCGGCCGCAGCCAGCCACTCTTCGTATTCGGCCGGCAGACAATGAATCGGTTTGAGCTTTCGGAACAGTGCAACCGCATTCTTCCGCGCCCGCTCCGCAAAGCGTCGATCGACACTGTAACGCTCCTCCAATTCGTGCAGCGAGTGCGCGCGCTCCGTTTCCACCTGCCGCCGCACCCGGGTATGGCTGTCATAGTCGGCAACCATCTGTGCCAGCACGCCGTCGCGCAGGCCGAGAGGAAGATACCGGAAACTGGTGAGACCAAGCCGGGTGAGAAGCTCGCTGTAAACATTCGCACCGGCAACGATGATTTCCGCACGCCGCGGCCCGATCCCCGGCATAGCGCGGCGTTGCTCGAGCCCCGTCTTTGATAATTTTTCCGCGAGTTGAACCACCACTTTCCGCGGTACTGTACTCGACTCGACATCCGCTCGTGCGGCGTACAGGTCCGCCAGTGCCGCCGCCGTTCCAGACGTCGCAATCGCAACCTGTGCCCCCGCGTTCTTCATGCGGCGCTCGACTCGGCCTACTTCTTCCGCGATGAATGCCCGCAGCTGCTCCAACTCCTTTTTCTTTGGCGGATCGTGCTGCAGGAACTCTCGTGTAAGCCGCACCGCGCCCAGCGGCAAGCTCACGATATCGCGAATCTGGTGGTCAACCGACACGGTGATCTCGCAGCTTCCGCCGCCAAGATCCATCAGCAGCACACGGTCGGCGTGAATCTGCGCATTCGCCATCACGCCAAAGTGAATCAGGCGCCCCTCTTCCAGGCCGGAAATCACTTCGATGCGCCAACCGGTCGCCGACTCCACCCACTCAATGAACGCCGAGGAATTCCGCGCGTCGCGCAACGAACTCGTGGCGACTACGCGCACCACCGTTGCGCCATGCTTTTGAGCCTCTCGATGGAATCGCTGCAGGACTTTGACCGTCTGCGCCATCGCCTTGGGATCGAGCAGCCCAGACCGAAATACCGACTCGCCCAAGCGCACGACCTCGCGGTCGTCGGCAAGTTCAACGAGCCGGTTATTCCGGAGCCGACCGATTTTGAGCCGGACGGAGTTAGCGCCGATGTCTACCGCGGCGAAAGTGGCCATGATTCACAGGATGCGCAAAAACTAGCCTACGATCACACCAAAACGCTGACGATTCCAGAGCCACTTTTATGCGGGCGCTGTTCGTGCCTTCGCGCGGCGTGACTTACGCTCTGATTGGAACCTGTATCTGCTGTTGGGTGCTGCCGCCATTTGTTCGCATACTTTGAGAAAAGCCCTGCCGGCATGCGACATTGGTGCCCCCTCGCGCGCAACAAGCCGCATTAGCCGCTCCAGCCGCAGTTCGTTGATCGGAACCTCGACGAGGTCCCCACGGCCAAGGTCGTCCTCGACGGTGATTCGCGGTACCATCGCCAGGCCGCTGCCCATCCGTACAAACTCCTTGATCGACTCCAACGTCGGCAATTCCACATTCATGTTCAGCACCGTCTTCGAATTCTTGAACGCCTCGATCACCTTTGCCCGATACGGCGAGACCACGTTGTGCGCAACGAAGGATTCCGCCCCGAGGTCTCGAATACTGACATTCTTAGCATTCGCCAGTGGGTGCGACGGGTACACGACAAATATCAACTGGTCTCGGTAGAAGATCGTCGAGTTCAACTGTTCATCATCCGGCTTGAACGACAACACGCCAAATTCGACGTTGTGATTGACAACCAGCCGCTGGATCTGGCTCGCCAGAGCGCGCTGCACCTGAATCTTGATAGTCGGGTGAAGGCGGTGAAATTCATTGAGAATTGGGAGCAGGCACAGCACCGTAAACTCGTTGGCCGCGATCACCAACTTGCCCTGGTGCAACTGCCGCAACTCGGCCAGGGCATCGCGGGCTTCAGAACGAAGGTTAAGCAACTCCTCGGCATATTCCACCAGCAGGTGCCCGGCATCAGTCAATGTGCCGTCCCGTGACGACCGGTCGAACAACGTTTCACCTAATTCTTCTTCCAGCCTGCTTATGGTTTGGCTAATAGCTGATTGCGTTCGGTGGAGGCGCTGCGCAGCCCTAGAAAAGCTCTTTTCCTGCGCTACGGCGAGAAAGGTTTCCAATTGATACAAATCCATATATCACCCGGGAGCCCCTGTGGCATCACCCCGACTGATTAAATCACAAGTTGTAATCATTGTCGAAATTATATTAGTTTGACTAATCGATTCCTAAGCCCCAGATTGGTCGCCATGGATATCAGTGGCGTAAGCGACCGTCTCCTGGTTTTCGATACCTCCCTCCGCGATGGTGAGCAGTCCCCCGGTTGCAGCATGAATACCGGCGAGAAATTGCGCCTTGCGCATAATCTGGAGTCGCTCGGCGTCGACATCATCGAAGCCGGGTTCCCTGTTGCTTCCACCGGAGACTTCGAGGCCGTCAAACGCATCGCAAACGAGATTCGCGACACTCGCATCGCCGCTCTCGCCCGTTGCACGCGGCACGACATCGAGGTCGCCTGGGACGCCATTCGCGACGCCGTCCGTCCGCGTATCCACACATTCCTTGCGACGTCGGATATCCATCTCGGCTTCAAGCTGAAGATGACCCGCAGCGATGCCCTTCGCCAGGCGCAGGATTGCGTCGCCTTCGCGCGATCCATGTGCCAGGACGTGGAGTTCTCGCCCGAAGACGCGACTCGTTCGGATGTCGATTTCCTCTGCGAAGTCCTGCAGGCCGTCGTGGACGCCGGTGCGACCACCTTGAACATTCCCGACACGGTCGGCTACACGACTCCAACGGAATACGGCAACCTGATCCGCACCATTCGCGAGCGCATCAAGGGTATCCAGAACGTCACCGTCTCGTCGCACTGCCACAATGATCTCGGACTCGCAGTCGCGAACTCCCTGGCGGCCGTCAGCGCCGGAGCGCGACAGGTCGAGTGCACTATCAACGGTATCGGCGAGCGCGCGGGGAACGCTTCACTCGAAGAAGTCGTTATGGCACTTCACGTTCGAAACGATCTTTTCCCAGTTACGTGTGGAGTAAACCGCGAGCAGCTCTACTCGGCGAGCCAGTTGCTTTGCGAAATCGTCGGTTTCCAAGTGCAGCCCAATAAGGCCATTGTCGGGCGCAACGCCTTCGCGCATGAAGCCGGCATTCACCAGCACGGGGTATTGAGCAATCCGCTCTGTTACGAGATCATGACTCCGGAATCCGTCGGCGTACCCGCCGAGCGTCTCGTTCTTGGCAAGCATTCCGGGCGTCACGCGCTCGCCTTCAAGTATCGCGAACTCGGTTACGACTTGAGCGGCGATGAAATTTCTCATCTCTACACGCGATTCACCGAACTGGCGGATCGCAAGAAGAAGGTTTACGACCAAGACCTGATCTCCCTCGTGATGACAGGCCGCAGCCCGGTCACGGGTAGCGTTTCCCAGGGTGTTCATTCATGCGACTAAGAATCACAGTTCTTCCGGGCGACGGCATTGGCCCGGAGGTCACGGCCCAGGCAGTGCAAGTTCTCCGGACAGTGTCCGACGTGTGCGGTTACAACTTCGATTTCACCACGCGCCTCATCGGAGGTGCCGCCGTTGAAGACAGCGGCCATCCGCTTCCCAAGAAGACGCTCGACACCTGCCTCGAGTCCGATGCGGTCCTGCTTGGCGCAGTCGGCGGGCCTAAGTTCGACGGTCTTGCTCCGCATCTTCGCCCTGAAGCCGGCTTGCTTGCGATTCGCCAGGCGCTCGGCTGCTATGCGAACCTGCGTCCGGTGATCGCCTACGAGTCGGTCGCCGACTGTTCTCCGCTGCGTCCCGAGCTGCGGCGTGGCGCCGACGTGCTCATCGTTCGTGAATTGCTCGGTGGCCTCTATTTCGGCGAGCCCCGCGCTAACGACACGGAGCACAAGAGCGCCTATAACACGATGCGCTACTCGGAGCCCGAGATTGAGCGCATCGCCCGCGTGGCTTTTGAAGCTGCTCGCGAGCGCAAGAAGAAAGTTACATCGGTCGACAAAGCTAACGTTCTCGAGACCTCGCGGCTATGGCGCAGCGTCGTCACCCGTGTCGGCAAGGAGTATCCCGACGTGAAACTCGAGCATGCGCTGGTCGACTCGTTCGCCATGCAGCTGATCATGACGCCCACGCGCTATGACGTGGTCGTGACGGAAAACCTGTTCGGCGACATCCTTTCTGACGAAGCCGCCGTGATCAGCGGTTCGCTCGGCCTGCTGGCCTCGGCCAGCATAGGCGGCCCGGTCGGATTGTATGAGCCGATCCACGGCTCGGCACCAGACATCGCCGGCAAAGGCATTGCTAATCCGCTGGGCGCGATTGCCTCGGCCGCCATGCTGTTGCGCTATACCGGCAAACTCGTCGGTGAAGCTGAGGGCATCGAGACCGCGATCCGCAACACGCTCGACGCCGGCTATCGCACTCCCGACCTCACGACTACGGAAGCCGCGCGGAAGCGTACGAATACCACAGAACAGGTTGGCGCGCGTATTGCCGAAACCGTTTGCGATCTGCTAAACCGCAGGATGGCGTATCACGCGGTATAAATTAGAAGGTATTAGGTGCCCCAGGTTCACGCCCTGTGGTTGGGCGTTAACCTGGGTCTTTTTCGGATTTTATATCGGTTATGTCCAACCCACAGACCCTCTTCGATAAGGTATGGTCCGCCCACGTTGTGCGACACGCCGCGGGCGAACCCGCACTCATTTACATCGACCTTCATCTCGTTCACGAAGTGACCTCACCGCAAGCCTTCGAGGGCCTGCGCTTGAACGGCCGGAAGGTCCGCCGACCGGATCTAACCTTCGCCACCGTCGACCACAACGTACCGACGACTACAGAAGATCGCTTCGTCATCAAGGACCAGATCGCTTCGCAGCAGGTCCAAACGCTGCGCAAGAATTGTGAAGCCGCCGGCATTCCTCTCTACGACGTTGGCGACCGTCGCCAGGGCATTGTCCACGTGATCGGCCCGGAGTTGGGCCTGACGCAGCCCGGAATTACCATCGTCTGCGGCGACAGCCACACCAGCACGCACGGCGCTTTCGGAGCCCTCGCTTTCGGCATCGGCACCTCGGAAGTCGAGCACGTTCTCGCAACACAGTGCCTGCCGCAGGCAAAGCCGAAAACAATGCAGGTACTCGTTAAAGGCGACCTCCCGCGCGGAACTACCGCGAAGGACCTCGCACTCGGCATCATCCACCAGATCGGCACCGATGGCGGCACTGGTTATGTCATCGAGTACGCTGGCGAGGCCATCCGCAAGCTCTCCATGGAAGGCCGCATGACGCTCTGCAACATGAGCATCGAGAGTGGCGCCCGCGCCGGCATGGTCGCACCCGACGAAACTACATTTGCTTATTTGAAAGATCGTCCGCACGCGCCTAAGGGAAGCAAGTGGGATCAGGCGGTCGCCTACTGGCGAACGTTGTCGACCGATCCCGGCGCGCGATTTGACCGCGTCGTCGAATTCGATGCCTCGAAACTCGAACCGTGGGTCACTTGGGGAACTTCGCCCGGAATGTCCGCACCCGTAAGCGGCTTCGTCCCAAAAGATCAGGATGCCCGCAGCGAAGCCGAGTTGAAAGCTCTGCATCGTGCCATCGAGTACATGGGCATCCGAGCAGGCGGGAAGATCGAAGATCTTGCTATCGATAAAGCTTTCATCGGCTCCTGTACCAACGCGCGTCTCGAAGACCTTCGTGAGGCAGCGCGCGTTCTCCGCGGATACAAGATCAATCCCAAGGTGCACGCCATCGTCGTACCCGGTTCAGGCCAAGTAAAGGAAGCCGCCGAGCGAGAAGGTCTCGATCGCATCTTCAAAGATGCCGGCGCCGAGTGGCGCGAGCCCGGCTGCTCTATGTGCCTTGGCATGAATCCCGACATCCTTCAGGAAGGCGAGCGCTGCGCCTCGACCAGCAACCGCAATTTCGAAGGCCGCCAGGGGCGCGGCGGTCGCACGCATCTCGTCAGCCCCAGCATGGCCGCTGCCGCAGCCGTCGCCGGACACTTCGTCGACGTGCGGGACTGGAAATATAAGGAGTAGCCGATGGAAGCTCTGCGCCAACATCGCGGCCAGGTCGTGCCGCTCGATCGCCCGAACATCGATACCGATCAGATCATCCCCAAGCAGTTCCTCAAGCGCATCGAGCGAACCGGCTAC comes from Terriglobia bacterium and encodes:
- the leuB gene encoding 3-isopropylmalate dehydrogenase, which codes for MRLRITVLPGDGIGPEVTAQAVQVLRTVSDVCGYNFDFTTRLIGGAAVEDSGHPLPKKTLDTCLESDAVLLGAVGGPKFDGLAPHLRPEAGLLAIRQALGCYANLRPVIAYESVADCSPLRPELRRGADVLIVRELLGGLYFGEPRANDTEHKSAYNTMRYSEPEIERIARVAFEAARERKKKVTSVDKANVLETSRLWRSVVTRVGKEYPDVKLEHALVDSFAMQLIMTPTRYDVVVTENLFGDILSDEAAVISGSLGLLASASIGGPVGLYEPIHGSAPDIAGKGIANPLGAIASAAMLLRYTGKLVGEAEGIETAIRNTLDAGYRTPDLTTTEAARKRTNTTEQVGARIAETVCDLLNRRMAYHAV
- a CDS encoding 2-isopropylmalate synthase, with translation MDISGVSDRLLVFDTSLRDGEQSPGCSMNTGEKLRLAHNLESLGVDIIEAGFPVASTGDFEAVKRIANEIRDTRIAALARCTRHDIEVAWDAIRDAVRPRIHTFLATSDIHLGFKLKMTRSDALRQAQDCVAFARSMCQDVEFSPEDATRSDVDFLCEVLQAVVDAGATTLNIPDTVGYTTPTEYGNLIRTIRERIKGIQNVTVSSHCHNDLGLAVANSLAAVSAGARQVECTINGIGERAGNASLEEVVMALHVRNDLFPVTCGVNREQLYSASQLLCEIVGFQVQPNKAIVGRNAFAHEAGIHQHGVLSNPLCYEIMTPESVGVPAERLVLGKHSGRHALAFKYRELGYDLSGDEISHLYTRFTELADRKKKVYDQDLISLVMTGRSPVTGSVSQGVHSCD
- a CDS encoding LysR family transcriptional regulator; the protein is METFLAVAQEKSFSRAAQRLHRTQSAISQTISRLEEELGETLFDRSSRDGTLTDAGHLLVEYAEELLNLRSEARDALAELRQLHQGKLVIAANEFTVLCLLPILNEFHRLHPTIKIQVQRALASQIQRLVVNHNVEFGVLSFKPDDEQLNSTIFYRDQLIFVVYPSHPLANAKNVSIRDLGAESFVAHNVVSPYRAKVIEAFKNSKTVLNMNVELPTLESIKEFVRMGSGLAMVPRITVEDDLGRGDLVEVPINELRLERLMRLVAREGAPMSHAGRAFLKVCEQMAAAPNSRYRFQSERKSRRAKARTAPA
- the leuC gene encoding 3-isopropylmalate dehydratase large subunit, with amino-acid sequence MSNPQTLFDKVWSAHVVRHAAGEPALIYIDLHLVHEVTSPQAFEGLRLNGRKVRRPDLTFATVDHNVPTTTEDRFVIKDQIASQQVQTLRKNCEAAGIPLYDVGDRRQGIVHVIGPELGLTQPGITIVCGDSHTSTHGAFGALAFGIGTSEVEHVLATQCLPQAKPKTMQVLVKGDLPRGTTAKDLALGIIHQIGTDGGTGYVIEYAGEAIRKLSMEGRMTLCNMSIESGARAGMVAPDETTFAYLKDRPHAPKGSKWDQAVAYWRTLSTDPGARFDRVVEFDASKLEPWVTWGTSPGMSAPVSGFVPKDQDARSEAELKALHRAIEYMGIRAGGKIEDLAIDKAFIGSCTNARLEDLREAARVLRGYKINPKVHAIVVPGSGQVKEAAEREGLDRIFKDAGAEWREPGCSMCLGMNPDILQEGERCASTSNRNFEGRQGRGGRTHLVSPSMAAAAAVAGHFVDVRDWKYKE
- the sixA gene encoding phosphohistidine phosphatase SixA produces the protein MVIFFLRHASAGKKRSNPKQDEKRPLDKDGIEQCREVGRALAAMDIQVDSIISSPLKRATQTAALVANELGYEGNLKMDAALRPEATYEQFRALLQKNRKFDSIMVVGHNPNLSEFCSLLLSNGNESGAIDLKKGGAARVEHSGKEGAELMWCITPRIVRTLQSSATDKSRPKTARK
- the ppk1 gene encoding polyphosphate kinase 1; the encoded protein is MRSPLENPSYYIGRELSWLKFNGRVLEEAFDESNPLLERVKFLAITASNLDEFFEIRVSSLLQRLEDGYTDPGIDGVTPADELEQIAEETHRFVRAQYRCWNEKLRPALAENGIRILRLAELDDETLEYAQDYCDRELDPLLTPVTVDPAHPFPRVINKALCQALLLKRRRRSSSTYIGVVTVPRSLPRFVRLPKRGFTDDFIGLADLVELHAARMYRGYEIISEGAFRVTRNSNLYLQEEEARSLLDSVRTELSNRRKGDAVRLEIESEANQEIVSQLETVFELQDWQVYKAEGPVNLSRLMHIYSGLNRPDLKFKPFAAREFQLSKKSKTIFDEIREHDVLLHHPFDSYKTVVGFIEKAAEDPSVLSIKQTLYRTNEDSPIVEALVEAARQKEVAVVVEVKARFDEASNIRWARHMEDSGIQVFHGLVGLKTHCKLTLIARKETDRIRHYAHLGTGNYNPTTAQFYTDLSLLTSDTDLTQPVHDVFNFLTAYAEYPKYDPLLVAPLDLADHTLELIAREAEHAREGRPARIIAKMNALIDKGVIQELYRASQAGVQIDLIVRGACALKPGIRGLSNRIRVRSIVGRFLEHSRIFYFENGGDEEIYLGSADWMPRNLYERVEVIFPLKDSMLRYRVRHEILEAYLRDTAKARILQRNGTYVREHRGRGRSANVSTGFSAQQFLIEVAEGKRTFEDIPKAPAPTRTRGVRSAS
- a CDS encoding Ppx/GppA phosphatase family protein, whose protein sequence is MATFAAVDIGANSVRLKIGRLRNNRLVELADDREVVRLGESVFRSGLLDPKAMAQTVKVLQRFHREAQKHGATVVRVVATSSLRDARNSSAFIEWVESATGWRIEVISGLEEGRLIHFGVMANAQIHADRVLLMDLGGGSCEITVSVDHQIRDIVSLPLGAVRLTREFLQHDPPKKKELEQLRAFIAEEVGRVERRMKNAGAQVAIATSGTAAALADLYAARADVESSTVPRKVVVQLAEKLSKTGLEQRRAMPGIGPRRAEIIVAGANVYSELLTRLGLTSFRYLPLGLRDGVLAQMVADYDSHTRVRRQVETERAHSLHELEERYSVDRRFAERARKNAVALFRKLKPIHCLPAEYEEWLAAAALLHEIGSYINRSGRHRHAYYLIAHSEIFGFTTHQREVVAAIARFMGRSKPAPNHRVIRVLPEVDRHYVVRTVALLRLALALDQGRAAAITSFRTRVHPAEVELILKSKRGAGDLEMWAVDKERSYFRAVFGRDLSVALD
- a CDS encoding PhoU domain-containing protein, whose product is MSSRAPVSGRKNQETASSQLKDKTARAFLIARDAVANLREFLDESSRMAFLTVKECERELDQIEREIDEQLPKAITRVGERKARDLLACLRFITDLERVGDLVWWIAQHLNDTRPKLRPRDTDALRAMAKLIISMLEEVHRGFVNGTVEPGHAVIARDREIDELRKQIFRSQLEHSNKTQDSRESIDILFMTQALERAGDHVTNLAEELIHLVEERSVRHLPKRISE